A window of Hevea brasiliensis isolate MT/VB/25A 57/8 chromosome 14, ASM3005281v1, whole genome shotgun sequence contains these coding sequences:
- the LOC110650619 gene encoding uncharacterized protein LOC110650619, translated as MSSVLERHHHSHPHQLKLKRPSAPYFCSGCEQIGFDICYQCETCNNFSIHDECAFPTAPTYHHFFKDCRFEFHEESPITPNKGRDCDVCGMDIKGYVYQCSCNKYDMHPHCTKLPETLTGEGVKLQLKKNASLNCQKCKFKVSSSKGPKGWCYVSTCGNYCLHVACVKQMVYEAWKNSYFNQQIDATDKNDLAVLPSTASPSTSTNIVEKRAKSSSGWKIAIAVLKLILSAIFGDPITGFTALIATFAQIIYPN; from the coding sequence ATGTCGTCTGTTCTCGAAAGACATCACCACAGCCACCCACACCAGCTTAAGCTCAAACGTCCATCGGCACCTTATTTCTGTAGTGGATGTGAACAGATAGGTTTTGACATATGTTACCAGTGTGAAACTTGCAATAACTTTTCCATCCATGATGAATGTGCATTTCCCACCGCTCCAACTTACCACCATTTCTTCAAGGACTGCAGGTTTGAGTTTCATGAGGAATCTCCAATAACACCCAATAAAGGCAGAGATTGTGATGTATGCGGGATGGATATAAAAGGGTATGTGTATCAATGCTCCTGTAACAAATACGACATGCACCCTCATTGTACTAAGCTCCCAGAAACCTTAACCGGTGAAGGTGTGAAGCTGCAACTGAAGAAAAATGCCTCACTCAATTGCCAAAAATGCAAATTCAAGGTTAGTTCAAGCAAAGGGCCCAAAGGTTGGTGTTATGTTTCTACTTGTGGGAACTACTGTCTTCATGTAGCATGTGTGAAGCAGATGGTTTATGAGGCCTGGAAAAATAGCTACTTCAATCAACAAATTGATGCAACAGACAAAAACGATTTGGCAGTGCTGCCCAGTACTGCTAGTCCAAGCACCAGCACAAACATAGTAGAAAAGAGGGCAAAGAGCTCAAGTGGATGGAAAATTGCTATCGCAGTTCTCAAGCTTATCCTTTCGGCCATTTTTGGAGATCCAATTACTGGGTTTACTGCTCTTATAGCTACTTTTGCTCAAATTATTTATCCAAATTGA